One region of Terriglobales bacterium genomic DNA includes:
- the thiC gene encoding phosphomethylpyrimidine synthase ThiC, giving the protein MATTVGTTPQNASAVPQPRAEWIARRRDQNTDGNFSQMHYARQGVVTEEMMYVAEREQLAPELVRDEVARGRMIIPANINHPELEPMAIGVASKCKINANIGNSAVTSEIDEELRKLHTAVHYGADTVMDLSTGGDIHRIREAIIRHSPVPVGTVPIYEAVSRVKRIEDLSADLMLEVIHEQAEQGVDYMTIHAGVLIQYLPMVSKRITGIVSRGGAILAQWMAHHHRQNFLYERFDDVTRLLARYDVAYSLGDGLRPGCIADASDEAQFAELRTLGELTKKAWERDVQVMIEGPGHVPLDKIKEQVDEEVKWCHEAPFYTLGPLVTDIAPGYDHITSAIGAALIGWHGAAMLCYVTPKEHLGLPNEKDVKDGIIAYKIAAHAADVARHRPGSRDRDDAISFARYKFDWNKQFELSLDPETARAMHDETLPDDYYKETAFCSMCGPKFCSMNYSAKVDEYNKQVHGLEKKDYSDLLVKLTAK; this is encoded by the coding sequence ATGGCCACGACCGTCGGCACCACTCCCCAAAATGCAAGCGCTGTCCCTCAGCCGCGCGCTGAATGGATTGCGCGGCGCCGCGACCAGAACACAGACGGAAACTTCTCGCAGATGCACTACGCCCGCCAGGGCGTGGTCACGGAAGAAATGATGTACGTGGCCGAGCGCGAGCAGCTCGCTCCCGAACTGGTGCGCGATGAAGTCGCCCGCGGCCGCATGATCATCCCGGCCAACATCAATCATCCCGAGCTGGAGCCGATGGCCATCGGCGTCGCCTCAAAATGCAAGATCAATGCCAACATCGGCAACTCGGCGGTTACCAGCGAAATCGACGAGGAACTTCGCAAATTGCACACGGCTGTCCACTACGGCGCCGACACCGTGATGGACCTCTCCACCGGCGGCGACATCCATCGCATCCGCGAAGCCATCATTCGCCACTCGCCTGTTCCGGTCGGAACGGTACCGATTTACGAAGCGGTCTCGCGCGTCAAGCGCATCGAGGACCTCAGCGCCGACCTCATGCTCGAAGTGATCCACGAGCAGGCCGAGCAGGGCGTGGACTACATGACCATCCACGCCGGCGTGCTCATTCAGTATCTGCCGATGGTGTCCAAGCGCATCACCGGCATCGTCAGCCGCGGCGGCGCGATCCTCGCTCAGTGGATGGCACATCACCATCGCCAAAATTTCCTTTACGAACGCTTCGACGACGTCACCAGGCTCCTCGCCCGCTACGACGTTGCCTACTCGCTCGGCGACGGCCTCCGCCCCGGCTGCATCGCCGACGCCAGCGACGAAGCGCAGTTCGCCGAACTCCGCACTCTCGGCGAGCTCACGAAGAAAGCTTGGGAGCGCGACGTGCAGGTCATGATCGAGGGCCCCGGCCACGTTCCGCTCGACAAAATCAAGGAGCAGGTGGACGAAGAAGTGAAGTGGTGCCACGAAGCGCCCTTCTACACGCTCGGGCCGCTGGTCACCGACATCGCGCCCGGCTACGACCACATCACCAGCGCCATCGGCGCGGCGCTCATCGGCTGGCACGGCGCCGCCATGCTCTGCTACGTCACGCCCAAAGAGCACCTCGGTCTTCCCAACGAAAAAGATGTGAAGGACGGCATCATCGCCTACAAGATCGCCGCCCACGCCGCCGACGTGGCCCGCCATCGCCCCGGCTCTCGCGATCGCGACGACGCCATCAGCTTCGCCCGCTACAAATTCGACTGGAACAAGCAGTTCGAGCTCTCGCTCGATCCGGAAACCGCCCGCGCCATGCACGACGAAACGCTTCCCGACGACTACTACAAAGAGACGGCGTTCTGCTCCATGTGCGGCCCGAAATTCTGCTCCATGAATTATTCGGCAAAGGTGGACGAGTACAACAAGCAGGTGCACGGCCTGGAGAAGAAGGACTACTCCGACCTGCTGGTCAAGCTGACAGCAAAGTAG
- a CDS encoding alpha/beta hydrolase — MLSDGNLPMTNILDLPPPAPGTRLHYGAGELQFGELRVPPGTGPFPVVVNIHGGFWRAQYDLCHASHLCAALTGAGCSTWNVEYRRVGHSGGGWPGAFDDVVGAFQFLPELAGKFPLDLRRVVVMGHSAGGQLALCLAAREPSLRGAIALAPVSDLLRAHELRLGAGAVENFLGAPPEPPAENWRAASPLELSIRVPQRLIHAALDDVVPISLSRDYVAAKRARGENAQLIELAGADHFDVIDPRSKAWPVVQRTVLELLG; from the coding sequence ATGTTGTCTGACGGCAATCTGCCGATGACGAACATCCTCGATCTCCCGCCGCCGGCCCCTGGAACACGCCTGCACTACGGCGCTGGCGAGCTGCAATTCGGTGAGTTGCGCGTGCCCCCGGGAACTGGCCCGTTCCCGGTCGTGGTGAATATTCATGGCGGATTCTGGCGCGCCCAATACGACTTGTGTCACGCCAGCCACCTCTGCGCGGCGCTAACTGGCGCAGGCTGTTCCACGTGGAACGTCGAATATCGCCGCGTGGGCCACTCCGGCGGCGGCTGGCCCGGCGCCTTTGACGATGTCGTGGGCGCGTTCCAGTTCTTGCCGGAGCTCGCCGGGAAGTTTCCACTCGACTTGCGGCGCGTCGTGGTGATGGGGCACTCCGCCGGCGGGCAACTCGCACTTTGCCTGGCTGCTCGCGAGCCGTCATTGCGCGGCGCAATCGCGCTCGCCCCGGTGAGCGATCTGCTCCGCGCGCATGAATTGCGGCTGGGCGCGGGCGCGGTCGAGAATTTTCTCGGCGCGCCGCCAGAGCCACCGGCCGAAAATTGGCGCGCCGCTTCACCACTCGAGCTCTCGATCCGCGTTCCTCAGCGCCTGATTCACGCCGCGCTCGATGATGTCGTCCCGATCAGCTTGAGCCGGGACTACGTCGCCGCCAAGCGCGCGCGCGGAGAAAATGCGCAGCTTATCGAATTGGCCGGCGCCGATCATTTCGATGTAATCGATCCACGATCGAAGGCATGGCCGGTGGTGCAGCGTACTGTCCTCGAGCTGCTTGGGTAG